Sequence from the Candidatus Aminicenantes bacterium genome:
GCTGGACATCGTCCCCACCTTCATGGGCGCGCACGCCATCCCGGAAGAGTTTGCCAGCAACCCGCGCGCCTACCTGGATTATATTTTGAACGCCGTGCTGCCTGGCGTGGCGCAGGGGCGGCTGGCCGAATTCGTCGACATTTTTTGCGAAGAAGGATATTTTAACTGTGAAGATGCCGAGCATTACCTGCGCCGGGCCGCGGCGCTCGGCTTTGGCATCAAGCTGCATGCCGACGAGTTCAGCAGCAATGGGGCGGCGGCTCTGGCCGCGCGTCTGGGGGCGCGGTCGGCCGAACACTTGATCGCCATCAGCGACGCCGAAATTGCCGCTATCGCCCCGACGCAGACCGCTTGCGTGCTGCTGCCCGGCGTCTCCTTTTTTCTCCGCCTCGGCCACTACGCTCCGGTGCAGAAGATCCTGGCAGCGGGCGGCATCGTCGCCCTGGGCAGCGATTTCAACCCCGGCAGTTCGATGATCTCCTCGCAATTGTTCGTCTTTCAGCTAGCCGTTTTTCAAATGGGCATGACCATCGAGCAGGCGTTGAACGCCGTCACCATCAACGCCGCCTACGCCGTGAACCGTCAGGACCAGGTCGGTTCCCTGGCCCTTGGCAAGAAACTGGACCTGCTGCTCCTGGATATCCCCGATTACCAGTACCTGGCCTACCACCCCGGCATCCAGCCGGTGCATACGGTGTTCAAGGCGGGGAAGCTGGCTGTACGCAACCGGCAGTTCGTGTATGAATAAAGGCAGATAGGAGGCCAACATGTTTCGCAGAGCCGTCGTGGCCGGCCAATTCTATCCGGCCAACAAGGAATTCCTGAAACAGGAACTGAAAAAAATGGTCGTTATCGCGCCGGAGCGGCGCAAGGTGCTGGGGCTGCTCGCCCCGCACGCCGGCTACGTCTATTCCGGGGCCTGCGCCGGCCAGGGCTACGGCCGGGTTACCTTGAGTGAAACCGTCATCATCCTGGGCGTCAACCACCGCGGCCATGGCGCGCCGTTGGCCATTGACGGCAACGAGGGCTGGGAAACACCGCTGGGCAACGTGGAGGTCAATAGCGAACTGCGCTCCCGCCTGGCGGGTGATTCCGCCTTGTTCGCCGTCGATAGCCAGGCCGGCGCCGCCGAGCACTCGCTGGAAGTCCAGGTGCCTTTCATCAAATACCTCAGCCCCGGCTCGCGCATCCTGCCGATCACGGTAGCCGCCGACCGTCTGCCCGATCTGCTGGCCGCTGGCCGGGAGATCGCCCGCCTGTTCGCCGAAAATGAGAATATCATGATGGTCGCATCCAGCGACA
This genomic interval carries:
- the hutI gene encoding imidazolonepropionase is translated as MIAVDCIVKNIAQLVNPGSDRLVRGNESDCLRVHEDACIAAREGTIRFIGSAKEMLSQCRLTSGGIEVDGQGFVALPGLVDAHTHLPFAGTRQDEFGLKLRGASYQEIASRGGGIMSTVRQTRTIGTPELVEACRQRLDLMLLSGTTTLEAKSGYGLDRDTEWKQLEALKTVGASHPLDIVPTFMGAHAIPEEFASNPRAYLDYILNAVLPGVAQGRLAEFVDIFCEEGYFNCEDAEHYLRRAAALGFGIKLHADEFSSNGAAALAARLGARSAEHLIAISDAEIAAIAPTQTACVLLPGVSFFLRLGHYAPVQKILAAGGIVALGSDFNPGSSMISSQLFVFQLAVFQMGMTIEQALNAVTINAAYAVNRQDQVGSLALGKKLDLLLLDIPDYQYLAYHPGIQPVHTVFKAGKLAVRNRQFVYE
- the amrB gene encoding AmmeMemoRadiSam system protein B; protein product: MFRRAVVAGQFYPANKEFLKQELKKMVVIAPERRKVLGLLAPHAGYVYSGACAGQGYGRVTLSETVIILGVNHRGHGAPLAIDGNEGWETPLGNVEVNSELRSRLAGDSALFAVDSQAGAAEHSLEVQVPFIKYLSPGSRILPITVAADRLPDLLAAGREIARLFAENENIMMVASSDMSHYIPAAQARELDFKAIDQLLKLDARGLHRTVHENRISMCGVAPAVIMLAAAVEAGAGAAELVCYTHSGEVSGDLNEVVGYASLIVY